In Chlorobiota bacterium, the sequence GCGTTGGAACTGTACTGAATCATGGTCGTTCTGCTGGGCAGTCATCTGCGTAGATTATTTCCATCAATCGTGGGTGCGGTGCTTGACGTGTGAACTGGGACGGATGTTGCAGCCGCAAAATACAAGGCATCATCGCCAACGCAAAGGGGTTTTCTGGGCCTTAGCGTTCAAGGGGGTGATGCTCGATAAGATGAACCCCATCAAGATCGTAGAGGGCTTTCAGCAGCTGGCGGCGTTCGGCTTTTGCGCCAAAGAAATGGAACGTTAGGGTATCGGGCGCGTTCGGTTGGCTCCCTTTTTCCATGGAGTAATTACCCAGATGATCCTCGAACATATCCAGCAGTGCCAGCACCCGTTCGTGGGTTTGCGGGATGGGGTCAATGAAGAAGCGATAGACGCGGGAAAGGCGGCGGTGGATCTTAAGCTCCAGCCGATGCAGCGCAAGGATCATCACCACAACTGCACCGCTTACCACGCACGCGCTCAGCAAATAACCGTAGCCGATCATCATGCCAATCGAGGCCATCAGCCAGATAATGGCGGCGGTGGTCATCCCTTTCACGATGTTCCCTTTCTCGTGCAGGATTGCCCCGGCCCCCAGGAATCCAATGCCGGAGACGATTTGCGCAGCAATGCGTGTGGGGTCCGAGGCCGCGTTCCCTTTGGCCATTTCCACGCTCATCACCGTAAAGATCATCGCGCCAACGCAGACGATGATGCTGGTGCGCAGCCCGGCAGGTTTCCCGGTGGTCTCCCGTTCCATTCCGATTGCCCCGCCACAAAGCACGGCCACCAGAAACTTCAGCGCAAAGCCGGGCGCCAGCCGGAGCAATTGGTCAATGCTTTCAAACGTGTCCATGAAGCGCGAAACTATGCGCGGCGGCGGGATGGAGCAAGCAAGGAGTGTCAAAACTGGGGGGGGGGAGGATCATCAATAGGTGAGCAACAGCCTATCGCGAACAACTTCCTGCTCCAGGGTTTCCCCAGCCATTTGAAATCGCCGAAGCATAGACCGTCCGCAGTTGACCAATGCTTCTTGCTCAAACAAGCCATCAGGAAGGGGGACATCGCACAACAAGCCGCCCGAACGCTTCGTTCCGTCAATACTGAGGACCACAAAAACGCCGCGCCGTTTGCATGATTCAATCGCCGTAATCAGCCGTGCCAAATCAAATTGTTGGGCACCATAGAGGATGCTTTGGGAATGGGAGTATGGGGGGTCGCAATAGATCAGATCGCCGAACTTTGCCGAACTCATCACTTCCTCAAAATCTGCGTGAACGAACTCCGTATGCTGCGTTCGGCGATGCCACAGATCAACACGAGCAGCAAATGACGTTGGTGAAATAGGGGCATGAACACCGCAGGGGGTGCTTATGTAGCCATCGTGTTGGCGGAAACGGATCACCCCTCCATAGCAGGTTCGTGATAAAAACAGCAAATCGGCACCGTTCGGCAAGGCATTGTACGCCGCTTTTATTTTTTCAAATACTGTGGACTTATCCCCTTTGCTCATCTGAAGCCAACGCTCCTGATACCATCGTTTTAAGGTTTCCGGCGATGATGATAGGGTTTGCCATATCTCAATTAATGGCTTCAAAGTATCGGAGCCAATGGCCGAAGTGGGGGCCAACGTACCCAACACTCCTCCGCTGCCTAAAAATGGTTCCATATAACGCCCAAAACGGGGTGGGAAGTAGCCGATAATTTCATGGGCAAATCGTTGCTTATTCCCAATCCATTTCAACAACTGTGTTTTAAAGGGGGCGGCCACCCCTTGCGCCATGGCTGAAGCTCCGGCCTGGGCATAAGGAAGCATAAGCTGCAGATCGGGTTCAGCAACCTTAGCGGATAGTGAGTGAGTTCTATTCATACGGCATTAAAAATATCCTTTTTTGGGATACGGGGTGATTCGGTCGCAAGTTATGGACATCGTTCGGCTTTGACACTATTGCAGCAGCGCAATGCCTAAAAGCATCCATCGGGAAGAGCATCAAATTTTGATTCGATTACTGCGCGAAGCACGCCGTGACGCTGGCCTACGCCAATCGGAAATGGCGGAGCGGTTGGGGCAGCCTCAGTCGTTTGTTAGCAAGTACGAGTCTGGCGAGCGTCGCTTAGATATCATCGAGCTACGGAACATCTGCCATGCCATTGGCCTAACATTGCCTTCGGTTGTTGCCATGCTGGAAGCCGAGCTGAACACCATAGAAAACCGCCCATGATTGCAAGCCCGCAGTTTACAGCACTACCCAAATCGTTCTGGGCATGTGTTCGGTACATCAGCCAAAAAGGGGGATATACCGATCGTGCTACGGGAGAGGTAAAGGCCTACGACCTTGAGTCTATTCGCAACCTTCTTCAACCGTTCGAAATCCCCCCAGAGCACTTGGCATCTCACCAGCCAATGGATGTTCTGCTGCAGGCGTATTTCCGCTATCGTGCTGCTGCCTTAAACGATCGCATTCGTTGGTTGCTGATGGATAGAGCCGAGGCGCAACAACTATTCCAAAAACTACAGGAAGAATTGCAGCCACAATGTCCAATCCCCCACAACAAGCAGAAGGGGGAAAAAGCGGGACCCGCCTACCTAACCGGCATTGTGAATATGCTGATAGAAGCGAACCTGAAAAACCTACCGGTTGATTACAACCCCCTGCAACTCCCTACAATAGCAGCGGGCAAGGCTTTGCAACGCACCTTGTCACGCCGTTATGATGGCTGCTTCCCAAGCGTCAACAACCCGATTGCGCTGTGGGAGATAAAAGAATACTACCACACCACAACATTCGGAAGCCGCGTTGCCGATGGCATTTATGAGACGCTGTTAGACGGAATGGAGCTGGAAGAAGCGCGACGCAGCAAGCAACGGAATATCCAGCACCTGCTGATTGTTGACTCGCATTTCACATGGTGGGTCTGTGGACGATCCTACCTTTGCCGGCTGGTGGATATGCTCAACATGGGGTACGTTGACGAGGTTTTATTTGGCAAAGAAGTGCTGGACCGCCTCCCGATTATCGCTGAAGCATGGACGCAGGCCTACCGGCAGCAATATCCCCTCCAAGAGTGACCTGTTACCCCTGCCCGCATCTGCGTCCTGTTGTTGCTATTAGTGGTTTGGTGGCGGATTCCGGTATCCTCGTGTACTTTTCCACTTTCTGCCAGAACCGATTCCACTATATTATCCGCGTTGATCCGCGGGGTCATCGGTAACTCACTTTTCCTGAATCATCATGGTGCATCTTCGCTGCGTCCCGGCTGCCCGCCGGAACGTGCTGCGGCAGGGTTTGGCTGGGCTGTTCCTGCTTGCGGCGTTCTTCCCCACACTCTACGCCCAAACCTCCGGTGCCGGAATCACTGCCCCGGAAAAAGCCTACTCCCGCTTCGTGCTGGATAATGGGTTGGAAGTGGTGGTGGTTCCTAACCATCTGGTCCCAATCGCTACGCTAGAGCTTGCCACGCGCAACGGCTCCTTCACCGAAGGACCGGAGTATGCGGGGTTGTCGCACTTGTACGAGCATATGTTCTTCAAGGCCAACAACAAGTATCCAAGTGGCGAGGCGTTCAGCGCGGTGCTTAGCGCGAACGGCATCATCTTCAACGCCACCACCCGCGAGGAAGTGGTGTACTACTACTTCACCCTCCCGATTGAAAACCTTGAAAAAGGGATGGAGATCATGTCCGGCGCGGCGCAGCTTCCGGCATTCGACGTTGCCGAGCTGGAGCGGGAGCGCGAGGTGGTGATTGGCGAGTTCGACCGCCACGAATCCAACCCCTTCTTTGCCTTCAACCGCGCAATGGACCAAGCCTTGTGGGGCGATGTCGTCACCCGCAAGCAGCCGATTGGCCAACGCCCGGTGATTAAAACCGCCACCCCAGAAAAAATGCGGTTCATCCAGAAGAAATACTACATCCCCAACAACTGCGCGCTGATTGTTGCCGGCGATGTTGATTCGGCCAGCGTCCATCAGCTTGCCGAGAAGTACTTCAGCGATTGGAAGGAAGGGGAAAACCCGTTCCAGAAGGACCCGCCGCCAATGGCCAAACCGCTCACCGAAAAAAAATTGGTGACAGTCCCCGCCCCGGTGGATGTTGCACAAGTGGAGTACCGTTTCCACGGCCCCTCCATCGGCATTGATAACGCAGCTACCTACGCCGCCGATGTCTTCCTGTTTATCCTTCGCCAACCGCAATCGCGCTTCCAACGGAAGCTGGTGGAAAGTGGGATTTCCCAGGGGGCAGGAATGGGATATTACACCCAACGCTACGTTGGCCCGATTCAGGTGGAAGCCGTCTGCGCGCCGGAGAATATCAAGAAGCTGCAGGAAGCATTGTGGGAAGAAATCCAGGCCTTCGACTCCCCCGATTACTTCACCGATGAGGAACTGGAAACCGCAAAAGCAATCCTGCACGTGGACCACCTGTACGACAGCGAGGAGACCACCGATTGGACCCACACGCTTTCGTTTTGGTGGAGCACCACAGGGCTGGATTACTTCCGTGGCTACCTTGATAACCTTTCCAAAGTGACCCGCAAGGATATCCAGAACTACATCCGCACATACGTCAAAGGGAAGAACTACATCCTGGGAATCGCCAGCAACCAGCAAGCCCTGAACAACCTTAACCTCAACAAGTCGGAGGTGTTGAAATAATGATTCGCAATCACGCATCAATCGCCCGCATTTCCGGCTGCCGTTGGCTTCTCATCCCGATGCTTGCGGCGTTGCTGGCCCCCATTGGCTGCGCTTCCTCAAAGAAGCAGCCGCAGGTGATCTACTACCGCGGCGCGCCAAGCAACGTGAAGGAATTCACCGTGGATGGGCTTCGGGTTATCCTTCGCCAAACGGACCCGGGGTCCCAAGTGGTCAGCGCAAAACTTTTTATTGATGGCGGGCTTGCGGCAATCCCGCAAGGGGTCTCGCCAGCGGTGCAGCAGCTTGCGCTTCAGCTTCCCCCGCTTAGCGGCCCCGGAGGGATGACCAAAGAGGAATACCGCCGCGTTCTCGACCGCCTAAACAGCGGAATCGTCCCCGGCGACGACCGCGACTACTCGGTGATGACCCTCCGTTGCGTGCTGGAGAATTTCGACAAATCATGGGACCTGTTCACCGGCGTTATCATGCGCCCGAAGATTGACCCCGTGGAATTCCAGAACGCCAAGGAACGATTGATGATTGGCCTTCGCAACCGCTTCAACAGCCCCGAAGCCTACGCCAATTATCTGGCCGACAGCGCCTTCTACCACGGCCACCCCTACGGGCGGTTTGCGCAGGAACCGGACGTTGCGCCAATCACCGAAAAGATGCTGTTGGATTACTACAAATCCATGTTCGTGAAGTCCCGCGTCTTCCTTGTGGTGGTGGGGAATATTGATTCCGCCAGCCTGCATCATCGCGTGGCAGGCAGCTTTGGGGAACTGCCGCAAGGAACCTACATCGCACGTGCGGTCCCGCCACCGCAGAACGCCACAAAGCAGACGCTGATTGTTCGCCCACCATACGGCGGCGGGCGCGCCGTCACCAGCTACATGGTTGCGCGGTATCTGGCCCCCAACCGTGGCGACAGCCTTTACTTCCCGATGATGCGCCTTACCAGCTTCCTTGCCGGCCATATGTTCCGCGAGGTGCGGGTGCAACGGAACCTGAGCTACGCCCCCGATGCCGAGATTGAGTTCGGGCGTTCCTCCTACGGCCAGCTTACCGTCTCCACCACGCTCCCCGACTCCACATGGCGCGTGGCAAAAGGGGATGTGGTTGATCTGTTCCGCGAAATCGTCATCAGCGAGCAATCCATTCGGAACGGGTTGGTGGGGTGGCTTACCAGCAACTACATGCGCCAGCAAACCGCCGAATCGCAAGCCAACGAGATGGGGATTGCCGAGCTTTACACCGGCTCCTGGAAAAATGCTTTCCGCACGTTGGATGCAATCCGGGCAATCAAGCCGGCGCAGATGAACCTTGCCGCACGGCGATACCTGCGGAACTTCACCATTGTGATTGTTGGGAACCCATCGGAGATTGACAAGAGCAACTACCGCCAGACGGCAGAAGATGCGTCGGAGGAGATTGACCTTTCGCCCGAGGGATAGCCGGTGAAGCGGGTGTTCGTTTGGTCCACGCTGGATACGCCGTTCATCCGCGATGATGTTGAGCTTCTGCGGGAACATTTCGCGGTGGAGCTGAAGATTGCATCGGGATTCCGTGCACTGCCGATGATTGTTCGGGGTGTGCGGAATTCCGATGTCAGCATCAGTTGGTTTGGATCGGTCTATTCTGTGCCGCTGATCTTTTTTGCCGGCCTGTTCCGCCGCCGCTCGGTGGTGATTATCGGCGGGGTGGATGCCGCCCGCGACCCGCAGAACAACTACGGCATCTGGCGCAGCCGCTGGAAAAGCACGTTGTTGCGGTGGGGGCTTCCCCGCGCCCACCATATCCTTGCCGTTGCGGAATCGCTTGCGGCAGAATTGCGCCAGCGCGTTGGCTGCCCGCTTCCCCAACTGGAGACGCTCCCCACTGGCTACGCCCCCAACCGTTGGGTTCCCAGCGGCAGCCCAGCGGAAGCAACGGTGCTGTGCGTTGCCAACTGCGACACCCCCCAGCGATTGGCAATCAAGGGGATTGATCTTCTGCTGATTGCCGCCCAGCAGCTTCCCGAACTTCAAATCTCCATCATTGGCATTGCCCCTGCGGTGCGGGCGTTGCTTCCGCCGGTTCCTTCCAACGTCACCATTCTTCCCCCGATTCCTCGCGATCAACTTCTGCCACGCTACCAGCAAGCCATGATCTTCTGCCAGCCTTCACGGCGCGAAGGATTGCCGAACACACTGTGCGAAGCAATGCTCTGCGGCTGCATCCCCGTTGGAGCCGATGTTGGGGGGATTGGCGATGCGATTGGCGATGCCGGGTTTGTGGTTCCCCCCAACGACCCCGAAGCATTGCGCCACGCGCTTGCCGCTGCCGCACAGCTGCCGCAACGCCACGGCCTTCGCGCCAGGGACCGGGTCGTTGCAAAATTCTCGCGAAGCCAGCGGGAAGCGCGGCTTGTTCAGATTATCACCGGCAAGCAGCCATGAGCCGATTGGTCAAACACCTTCTAACAGCATTTTCCGGCGATGCCGTTGCGCGGCTGCTTGGCTTTGCGGCAACCGCATGGACGGCAGCGGCGGTGCATCCCGAAGGGTTCGGCGTGCTCTCCATGGGGCTTGCGCTGCTGGCGTGGGCATTATGGCCGGTGGACCTGGGGCTGAACACGTTGGGAATCCGGATTGCCGCAACGCCGCCCCAGCAGCGCCAGTTTGCGCCGGTCGCCATTCTTCGGCTGCAATGCATGGCGGCGGTGGGGGTGATGCTGCTGGGCCAGCTGGTCCTTCTGCTGGTTCCCCTTTCCCTTCCGCTGCGCGGGGTGCTGCAACTCTATTTGCTCTATCCACTCACCTACGCCCTGTATGTTGACTGGTACCACCAGGGGAAGCGGAATTACCGTGCGGTGACAGCGGGGAAGTTCGTTTCGGGAGGGCTGTATGTTGGGGCGTTGATGCTGTTGGTGAAGGAGCCGGACCAGGTTGCGCTGGTCCCGTTGCTCTACTTTGCCGCAAACCTTGCCGCCGCCGCCCTGCTGCTGATGATGGCGGACCGCACCGATCTGCGCGCCGCCGCCGCCGCTGATGCTGGGGCCAAGGCTTCTGGTGGAATCGGCGGCTACCTTCCCCTGCTCCGCGAAGGGTTTCCGATACTGCTGGGAAGCATTGTGGGAAGCGTTCTGCAAACCGCGCCGCTTCTGCTGCTTGGGTTCCTGCATGGCGCGTCCGATGCCGGAACCCTGGGCGTGGTGCTGCGGGTGGTGACGCTGTTGATGATGGCCGACCGCGTGTTCGTGGCCCTCTATCTGCCACGGGTTGCCAACCTTTGGGGAGGGGATCGCCAGAGTTTGCAGCGTGAACTTGGGCGCGGGTTCCGGTTGGTGGTGGTTGCCGGGGGGGCAATCGGCGCGGCAGCAACCGTCCATGCCGATGCGATTATCGCGCTTCTGTTTGGCCCGCTTTACTCCGCTGCCGGATCGGCATTGCAGGTGGTGGCGTGGTACGCCGTGGCCACCTTGTGGAACAGCTTTTTTGCCTACGGATTGGTTGGCATCGGCCAGCAGCAGAAGTACATGAAAGCCAGCCTGCTTGGCGGGGCGGTGTTTCTTCCCATCGTCGCCCTTGCGATTTGGCATGATGGCTTGCGCGGCGCGGCGTGGGGAATTGCAATCGGCGAAGGAGCAATGGCGTTGCTGATGTACCTTCAATTCCGCCGGCACTGCGCCGTTGCGGTGGCGCGCCCCGTGGCCGTTGGGCTTGCCGTTGCCGCCGCAACAATCGTTGCCGGGCTGATGTTGGGGGGCGGGCTGATGCTTCTGCCCGTTTCGCTCGTGATCTTTTTCTCCCTATCACTCCTCACCGGAAACCTTACCGTTGCCGATGCACGGTTCTTGCGCCAGTAGTATTCGGCCAAGCGGATGTTGGAGTTGGGGCTGGGGTTAGTGCTGGCGGGTTCTTTCACGGATTCTTCCTGCGAAGAAATTATGCTTGCTTTCCGCAACGGGCTGGCCTAAGTTAGGCCAAGCCCGTTTCATTGAGTTGATGTGGCAAGCGGCTGCCGAAAGCCCCTATTACGGCGGCGGTTGGTTCCACCAAAACTCATTCTACTTAGAACCCATGGATATTTTTGGATTTGGCGATGATGACCCGATTGAAGGCTCCGACCCTGAAGGCCGCGATTCCGACGCGCTGCGCCGCTACCGCCGATTAACCAGCGGCGATTGGGAGGAGGAACTGCCGCAGGATACCGAGGTGCTGGAGGAACTTATCGAGATTTGCGTCGAGAAGGATGAGTTCCCCAACGCGCTCCGATTCTGCGAGCAGTTGATCCGGTTTGCCCCGTACAGTTCCACGGCGTGGCTTCGCAAGGGGATGATTCTTATTGGATTGGAACGCCCCGAAGAAGCCCTCACCTGCCTGGATCAAGCCAATCTTCTGAACCCACTGGATGCCGATGGGATGTGCTACCGGGGCATTGCCTTCGACCTGCTGGAGGAGCATGATCGCGCCATTGAGGCCTATGAACAGGCGTTGGAGATGGACCCCGAGAACGAAGATGTGTTGTTCAATATGGCCGAGACCCTGCAGCACATGGAACGCTACGAGAAGGCTGCGGCAATCTTCCGTTCCTTGCTTTCCAGCGAGCGCTACGGGTCCGATGCACTGCTTGAGCTTGGCATTACGTTGGGGGAGTTGGACCGGCTGGAAGAATCTTTGCAGATGTACAACCGCTACATTGACACCACCCCGTTTAACTATGTCGCGTGGTTCCATCGCGGATTCGCCTTAAGCCAACTTGGGCGGCTACAGCAAGGAATTGACAGCTATGCTATGTCCACGGCAATCAAAGAAGACTTCACCCCAGCATGGGTGAACATGGGGAACAACCTCCATCTTCTTGGCAGCCTTCTTGAAGCGGTGGAAGCCTACTGGAAAACGTTATCCTTTGACTCCTGCGAAGGCTATGCATGGTGCGGGTTGGGAAATTGCTACCAAGAGATGGGGCAATACAAGCAGGCAGTGCAATACTTCGCCAAAGCCCTGGAACACAAACCGGACAGCTACATAGCACTCCGCGGACGTGCAGAGTGTTACCGGCTTACAGGCCAGCTGCAGCGTGCGTTGGAAAGCTACGATGCCGTGCTTCGCGTGAACGACCAGGATACGGATATGCTGATTGGGCGCGGCCACGTGCTCAGGAAGTTGAAGCGTTATCAGGAAGCCATTGAATGCTATCGCCAGGTTGTTGCATTGGACCCAGATGATTCCGCCACGTGGTTGACTATGGCCGCCCTACTGAACGACCGAAGCAATTACAAGGAATCGTTGGAAGCCTATGAGATGGTTGTCAAACTTGACCCAACATCCAAACTGGGCCACCTTGGGTGCTGCAGCAGCCACCTTATGTTGGGCCAATTTGAGCAGATGAGAGAATCGCTCCTTATGGCCATGAAAATCAGCCCCGATCTGTATGAGAGCTTCAAGAAGGAGTTCCCCGACCTTGCTGCCGTAATAGGTTATCCAGATACGCAGCCCTCGTAATCGCTTCGGCGTTGTTCCTTGTACCTGTCACACAACTTCCTGCTTTGTCCCTTATTCGCGTTCTTGGTGCCGAAGTCTATGCCCGCCACGGTGTCACCGATGCCGAGCGTGCCATTGGCGGGCGGTATAGCTTCGATCTTGAGATTGAAACCGACATCACCCTTGCCGCCGCCACCGACCACGTGGCCGACACCATCAACTATGAGTCGGCCTACCTGATTGCCCGCGACATCTTGATTGGCTCCAACCGCCGATTGCTAGAATCGCTGGTGGTGGAGATTGCACGTGCACTGCTTCGGACCTTCCCCACGGCCCAGGCCGTCACCGTCCGCCTGCGCAAACTTTCGGCACCGATTGATGGAGTGCTCCGCGCCGTGGAAGTGGAACACCGCGAATGCCGCAAGGAAGCCTGAACCGGGGATTTTCTTGATCCCTTCCTCCATCCTCCCCCTTCATCAAAAAATTTTTCCCGAGACATTCTCAACGCTTGTTGCTCCGAAGCCATGCCAGAAACCTCCTCCGTTACGGCTCCATCGCTTGTTGCCTTATCGCTTGGTGCCAACATTGGCAACCGCATCGGGACGCTGCGGCAAGCAGTGCGAATGATTGAACAGTTAGATGGTGTTTCCGAACTGAAGGTCTCCGGATTGTACCGCACCGCACCGGTGGGCTACACCCCCCAGCCAGAGTTTATCAACTGCGCAGCCACGCTGCGGACCACCAGCCCGCCGGAGCAGCTGCTGCAACAGCTTCGGGGGATTGAGCAGGCATTGGGGCGCCAGCGAAGGGAGCGTTGGCGCGAGCGGGAAATTGACATTGACATCCTTGTTTTCGACCAGCGAATTATCGTTACGCCAACCCTTGTTGTTCCGCATCCTGAGATGAGCAACCGCGCCTTTGTGCTGGTTCCGCTTGCCGAGATTGCACCATCGCTCCGCCACCCGATTTTCAACGCCACCGTGGCCGAGCTTCTGGACCAACTGCAAGACAAGTCCGGCGTTGAGCGAATGGAGGATGGCCACGAAATCACCGCAGATGCCGCCGCCGACCTTCCACGGCATATTGCGGTGGAGGGGGTGATTGGCGCGGGGAAAACCACGCTGGCAACCGAGCTTGCCAAGCGGCTTGAGGGACGATTGGTGCTGGAGCAATTCGAGGAGAACCCGTTCCTGCCCCACTTCTACCGCGACCCGGAACGCCATGCCTTCCAGACGCAGATATTCTTTTTGCTAAGCCGCTACCGCCAGCAGGAAGCGTTCCGCCAGCCCGACTTGTTCCACCGCACAATCGTCAGCGATTACCTGTTCGATAAGGACCGAATCTTTGCCTCCCTTACCCTAAGCGACCACGAGCTTGCACTGTACGATAACGTCGTCACCGCGCTGGAGCCATCGGTCCCGAAGCCTGATGTGGTGATCTACTTGCAAAGCAGTGTGGAGCGATTGATGGCGAATATCCAGAAGCGTGGGCGAGCAATGGAGCGGGAGATTACCACGGCGTATCTTGAGCAATTATCGGAGGCCTACACCCGCTATCTGCTTCGCTACACGGCGGCTCCGGTTCTAATCGTCAACACGGACCAGGTTGACCTTGCTAACGATCCTGAGGCGTTGCCGTTGCTGCTCCAGTCGCTGGGTGCGGCGCGGGCCGCTGGGGCAACTCCGGTGCTGTTCCCATCATTTTCATAATCGCTGATGCTCCGCCTTCTTCTTATCGCTTTGCTGATTTTTCTTGTTGTGCGGTTCACGCAGCGGTATCTCTCCGCCAGCAAGCCGCCACCGGTGCAGGATCGCCCCCGTCCGGTTCCAACCCAGCCGCAGCCACGCACACCCGGCGTTGATTACTCCGAAGCCCGCGATGCCGACTTCCGCGAGATTCCCCCGCGGCAAATCGCGGATGACCGCCGCGCCGGCAATGCTGAGTAAGCGGGGAATTTCCGCACCTGTCCGGCAATCTCACTGCTCAAGAATTTTCCCGCAATGTGGGCAGGTGGGGGGAAGCGATTGGGGCGATTTCTTCACGTTCCGGTTCTGCATCTCTTCAATAAATCCGGTGACAATAATCCCCGACGGAAGCGCCACGATGCCAACGCTAAGAATGGCACTGATGGCCGCAAAAAACTTCCCGAGCGCAGTGATTGGATAGATGTCGCCGTAGCCGATTGTGGTCAGCGTTGCAACGCCCCACCACAGCGCGGCGGGGATATTCGGGAACGCTTTGGGCTGCGCCTCGTGCTCGATGAAATACATCATCGAGGAGGAGAGCACCAAGATCACCAGCAGCACAAAAATGGATGAAATCATCTCCTCCCGTTTGCTTCGCAGCACCCTTCCCATCATCGCGAAGCTGTGGGAATATCGCCCCAGTTTCAGCACACGGATCAACCGGAACAGCCGCAAAGCGCGGACGATCAAAAGGTCAGTAGAAATAAGCTGCGGAAGGAAGAACGGGACGATTGCCAGCAGATCAATCAGGGCAAAAAAACTGAAGAAATAGCGCACCCTTCCCCACACCGGATGCCGGTACTTTGGCTCCTCCACAATGGCCCACAACCGCAGCAGATACTCCACCGAAAAAATGGAGATGGAGAAGACTTCGATGGCGTAAAAAAGGGGATAAAGCGCGGCATGGATTTCCTGCACCGTCTCAAGAATCACCGCAACGACGTTGATGAAAATCAGCACCGCGATGAAGACGCGAACCCAGTACTCTGTCCGCGTCTCGATGCTTGGGCTTAGCAGCAGGTCGTAGATATAGCCCCGCACGCGGCGGAGCCTGTTTTCTGGAGTTCTGTTCATGCTGGGAACTTGGTAGCAATGGATAAATTGCGCGCCGAAAATAGTGGAGCGCGGCGGATGGAACGCACAACGCCCGCCACCAAGCCAAAGAAAAAATCTCCATGCAAGGGAGTGATGTTGGCGCACTTCGGAGTGCCGCGCCCCCCTGCTTCGCCGCAAGCGGCTGCGCGTCCCCCCAATGCCGGGGGGAAATGGTTTCTGCTATTGATCCCTTTCTCTCTGGACCTCACGCCATCTGTGCCAACCCCTCCCCCAGAATTGGGGGAGGCGGAGAGGGGGCTTGCTGCGCTGGCGGGCTTCGATGCACAACGGTCATCTCTATTCTGCAACAAGCTCTTCTCCCCCAAACCTTGTAACTTCGCCGCGAATCAACGCGCAGTGTACTCAAGCCCTATCATTAAACAACCTTATGGCCGCAACCTCATCATCGCGTTCCTTCCCGCTGGAGCGATACTACATGCCGATGTTCCTTGTTGGCATTCTCCTTTTGCTGGCGCCGGGAATAGTAAAAACCTACTTGCTGATGCCGTTCCCTGGCAGCCAGGAGCTGGACTCTATCGAGATGGCGTACCTGCTTAACGGGTGGAGCACGCCGCTGCAAATCATCGGGCTGCTGCTGGTGATTGGACCGATTGTGAAAGGGTTCATCACCGGGACCATCCTGCGCCGCATCAGCATTGTGATGTTTTCCGTGTTCTGCTTTGTGGTGTTCTACTTCACCACCATTGCGGCATCGGCAGCCAATATTTTCCGCGAGCCTTCCTCGCTTCGGATGGCCGCCCCCGCCGACAACCGCGTCCCGCTGGAGACAGTGGTGATTGGCATTGAACACAACGGCGTTGCCAAAGCCTATCCCCTAAACTACCTTGCCTACCACCACCGCGTTAGCGACTCGATTGGCGCGTTGAAGCTGTGGGCAACGTACTGCAGCATGTGCCGCACCGGAGCGGTGTATCAGCCAGTGGTGGACC encodes:
- a CDS encoding polysaccharide biosynthesis C-terminal domain-containing protein yields the protein MSRLVKHLLTAFSGDAVARLLGFAATAWTAAAVHPEGFGVLSMGLALLAWALWPVDLGLNTLGIRIAATPPQQRQFAPVAILRLQCMAAVGVMLLGQLVLLLVPLSLPLRGVLQLYLLYPLTYALYVDWYHQGKRNYRAVTAGKFVSGGLYVGALMLLVKEPDQVALVPLLYFAANLAAAALLLMMADRTDLRAAAAADAGAKASGGIGGYLPLLREGFPILLGSIVGSVLQTAPLLLLGFLHGASDAGTLGVVLRVVTLLMMADRVFVALYLPRVANLWGGDRQSLQRELGRGFRLVVVAGGAIGAAATVHADAIIALLFGPLYSAAGSALQVVAWYAVATLWNSFFAYGLVGIGQQQKYMKASLLGGAVFLPIVALAIWHDGLRGAAWGIAIGEGAMALLMYLQFRRHCAVAVARPVAVGLAVAAATIVAGLMLGGGLMLLPVSLVIFFSLSLLTGNLTVADARFLRQ
- a CDS encoding tetratricopeptide repeat protein, with protein sequence MDIFGFGDDDPIEGSDPEGRDSDALRRYRRLTSGDWEEELPQDTEVLEELIEICVEKDEFPNALRFCEQLIRFAPYSSTAWLRKGMILIGLERPEEALTCLDQANLLNPLDADGMCYRGIAFDLLEEHDRAIEAYEQALEMDPENEDVLFNMAETLQHMERYEKAAAIFRSLLSSERYGSDALLELGITLGELDRLEESLQMYNRYIDTTPFNYVAWFHRGFALSQLGRLQQGIDSYAMSTAIKEDFTPAWVNMGNNLHLLGSLLEAVEAYWKTLSFDSCEGYAWCGLGNCYQEMGQYKQAVQYFAKALEHKPDSYIALRGRAECYRLTGQLQRALESYDAVLRVNDQDTDMLIGRGHVLRKLKRYQEAIECYRQVVALDPDDSATWLTMAALLNDRSNYKESLEAYEMVVKLDPTSKLGHLGCCSSHLMLGQFEQMRESLLMAMKISPDLYESFKKEFPDLAAVIGYPDTQPS
- the folB gene encoding dihydroneopterin aldolase; translated protein: MSLIRVLGAEVYARHGVTDAERAIGGRYSFDLEIETDITLAAATDHVADTINYESAYLIARDILIGSNRRLLESLVVEIARALLRTFPTAQAVTVRLRKLSAPIDGVLRAVEVEHRECRKEA
- the folK gene encoding 2-amino-4-hydroxy-6-hydroxymethyldihydropteridine diphosphokinase; its protein translation is MPETSSVTAPSLVALSLGANIGNRIGTLRQAVRMIEQLDGVSELKVSGLYRTAPVGYTPQPEFINCAATLRTTSPPEQLLQQLRGIEQALGRQRRERWREREIDIDILVFDQRIIVTPTLVVPHPEMSNRAFVLVPLAEIAPSLRHPIFNATVAELLDQLQDKSGVERMEDGHEITADAAADLPRHIAVEGVIGAGKTTLATELAKRLEGRLVLEQFEENPFLPHFYRDPERHAFQTQIFFLLSRYRQQEAFRQPDLFHRTIVSDYLFDKDRIFASLTLSDHELALYDNVVTALEPSVPKPDVVIYLQSSVERLMANIQKRGRAMEREITTAYLEQLSEAYTRYLLRYTAAPVLIVNTDQVDLANDPEALPLLLQSLGAARAAGATPVLFPSFS
- a CDS encoding ion transporter, coding for MNRTPENRLRRVRGYIYDLLLSPSIETRTEYWVRVFIAVLIFINVVAVILETVQEIHAALYPLFYAIEVFSISIFSVEYLLRLWAIVEEPKYRHPVWGRVRYFFSFFALIDLLAIVPFFLPQLISTDLLIVRALRLFRLIRVLKLGRYSHSFAMMGRVLRSKREEMISSIFVLLVILVLSSSMMYFIEHEAQPKAFPNIPAALWWGVATLTTIGYGDIYPITALGKFFAAISAILSVGIVALPSGIIVTGFIEEMQNRNVKKSPQSLPPTCPHCGKILEQ